The following are encoded together in the Variovorax sp. PBS-H4 genome:
- a CDS encoding isocitrate/isopropylmalate dehydrogenase family protein, translated as MSDVIPATLIAGDGIGPEIVDATLAALDALKAPFSWDRQIAGLAGVQQAGDPLPAATLDSIRRTRLALKGPLETPSGGGYRSSNVRLREEFQLYANLRPARTIVPGGRFDNIDLVVVRENLEGLYIGHEHYVPIDGDPHAVAMATGINTRQGSRRLLEFAFETAIATGRKKVTLVHKANIMKALTGIFLETGLDLYERKYKGKFELDTVIVDACAMKLVLNPWQFDMLVTTNLFGDILSDLAAGLVGGLGMAPGANIGAEAAIFEAVHGSAPDIAGKGIANPTALLLAAALMLDHCKLPDLATRLRKAIDETLNIDKVRTGDLGGSAGTAAFTKALISRIAGG; from the coding sequence ATGTCCGATGTCATTCCCGCAACCCTGATCGCCGGGGACGGCATCGGCCCCGAAATCGTCGATGCCACGCTCGCCGCCCTCGACGCGCTGAAGGCACCTTTTTCGTGGGATCGGCAGATTGCCGGGCTGGCTGGCGTGCAGCAGGCGGGCGATCCGTTGCCGGCAGCCACGCTCGACAGCATCCGCCGCACCCGCCTCGCCTTGAAAGGGCCGCTGGAGACGCCGTCCGGCGGAGGCTACCGCTCGTCGAACGTCCGCTTGCGCGAGGAATTCCAGCTCTACGCCAACCTGCGTCCGGCGCGCACCATCGTCCCCGGCGGCCGGTTCGACAACATCGACCTCGTGGTCGTTCGCGAGAACCTCGAGGGCCTGTACATCGGCCACGAACACTACGTGCCCATCGACGGCGATCCGCACGCGGTGGCGATGGCCACCGGCATCAACACGCGCCAGGGCAGCCGCCGCCTCCTGGAGTTCGCCTTCGAGACCGCCATCGCGACGGGGCGCAAGAAGGTCACGCTCGTGCACAAGGCCAACATCATGAAGGCGCTGACCGGCATCTTCCTGGAGACCGGCCTCGACCTGTACGAGCGCAAGTACAAGGGCAAGTTCGAACTGGACACGGTCATCGTCGACGCCTGCGCGATGAAGCTGGTGCTGAACCCGTGGCAGTTCGACATGCTGGTCACGACCAACCTCTTCGGCGACATCCTGTCCGATCTGGCCGCAGGGCTCGTGGGCGGGCTGGGCATGGCGCCCGGCGCCAACATCGGCGCCGAGGCCGCGATCTTCGAGGCGGTGCACGGCTCGGCGCCGGACATCGCAGGCAAGGGCATCGCGAACCCGACCGCGCTGCTGCTGGCGGCGGCATTGATGCTCGACCACTGCAAACTTCCCGATCTTGCAACCCGCCTGCGCAAGGCCATCGACGAGACATTGAACATCGACAAGGTGCGCACCGGCGACCTGGGCGGCAGCGCCGGGACCGCGGCCTTCACCAAGGCGCTGATAAGCCGGATCGCCGGCGGCTGA
- a CDS encoding DUF3348 domain-containing protein: MAQVSRRTAFTGSTLTRLLARLADIHVPEPRHGFADRLSQWLGWTDAISLSGVLNGSPPMAPAGAGSVRGSSEQDECIRLRGVLAKAIADDGSLAAQKAQPDTADFAPYRRRYVARQQTMEMAIGPLRERLRASLAARSPALAQLAAMDAVMEHALNEQEYRLLATVPGLLEKHFRRLRQAHQAVPDEPEDGAPQVAWQDQFRKDMQAVLFAELELRLEPVEGLLEALRKSS; this comes from the coding sequence ATGGCGCAAGTCTCACGGCGCACAGCTTTCACCGGCTCGACGCTCACTCGCTTGCTCGCCCGTCTGGCCGACATCCACGTTCCCGAGCCCAGGCATGGCTTCGCGGATCGGCTGAGCCAATGGCTCGGCTGGACGGACGCGATATCGCTGTCCGGGGTGCTGAACGGCAGTCCCCCGATGGCGCCGGCCGGCGCTGGTTCCGTGCGGGGTAGCAGCGAGCAAGACGAATGCATTCGCCTGCGCGGCGTGCTGGCGAAGGCCATCGCCGACGACGGCTCCCTGGCCGCCCAGAAGGCGCAACCGGACACGGCCGACTTCGCGCCTTACCGCAGGCGTTATGTCGCCAGGCAGCAGACGATGGAAATGGCCATCGGCCCCTTGCGTGAGCGCCTGCGAGCCAGCTTGGCGGCCCGGTCGCCGGCCCTGGCGCAGCTCGCCGCCATGGACGCGGTAATGGAGCATGCCCTGAACGAGCAGGAGTACAGGCTGCTCGCGACGGTGCCCGGCCTGTTGGAAAAACATTTCAGGCGTTTGCGGCAGGCGCACCAGGCGGTGCCGGACGAGCCCGAGGACGGGGCGCCGCAAGTGGCCTGGCAGGATCAGTTCCGCAAGGACATGCAAGCCGTGCTGTTTGCCGAACTCGAACTTCGATTGGAACCGGTGGAGGGGCTGCTCGAAGCCCTTCGCAAGAGCTCATGA
- a CDS encoding retropepsin-like aspartic protease produces MLDHPGSARALCRMGTQTAMAMAMALGALTWQPAAAEPIFKCGKTYTNVPADTGPAKARSGDCVLVDTSVQPKGKSENIMLDGSKSITVPVGQDGRFWIRGTVNGFPVQFAIDRASAGNAGVAVSEDFAARANLIGGAPAFIQTAGSGTDARRIERVPLTFGPFRVPQATVVVGPLGGKSTDAVLGPELLSLFDVTANDRELTIVGK; encoded by the coding sequence ATGCTTGACCACCCTGGTTCCGCAAGAGCGCTGTGCCGCATGGGCACGCAGACGGCAATGGCAATGGCAATGGCGCTCGGGGCCCTCACCTGGCAGCCGGCAGCGGCGGAGCCGATCTTCAAGTGCGGCAAGACCTATACCAACGTGCCGGCCGACACCGGACCGGCGAAGGCGCGCTCCGGCGACTGCGTGCTGGTCGACACCAGCGTCCAGCCCAAGGGCAAGAGCGAGAACATCATGCTCGACGGATCGAAGTCGATCACCGTTCCGGTCGGCCAGGACGGCCGCTTCTGGATTCGCGGAACCGTCAACGGCTTTCCGGTGCAGTTCGCGATCGACCGCGCCTCGGCGGGCAATGCCGGCGTCGCGGTGAGCGAGGACTTCGCGGCCCGGGCGAACCTGATCGGCGGTGCGCCGGCCTTCATCCAGACCGCCGGGAGCGGCACGGACGCGCGCCGCATCGAGCGCGTGCCCTTGACCTTCGGGCCCTTCCGGGTGCCGCAGGCGACCGTCGTGGTCGGCCCGCTCGGCGGCAAGTCGACGGACGCCGTGCTCGGACCGGAACTGCTCTCGCTCTTCGATGTGACGGCCAACGACCGGGAGCTGACGATCGTCGGCAAGTAG
- a CDS encoding OmpA family protein translates to MHDELDAGLEPSVPVWAVFGDLMSALLGAFVLILVFAIGMQLELSTQLQAEIKKREAQAQRLQALEKALAVPLAAGRVTLSNGRIGISGSVLFASSSAELQPEGRQLLRSLSAPLATYLQARDEVLMVSGFTDDRQLRDGNRRFADNWELSAQRALTVTRALIEEGIPSPSVFAAAFGSEQAVASNADAEGRSRNRRVEMAPTPRQPGASLKSRD, encoded by the coding sequence ATGCACGACGAGCTCGACGCCGGCCTGGAGCCCAGCGTGCCGGTCTGGGCGGTCTTCGGCGACCTGATGTCGGCGCTGCTGGGCGCCTTCGTGCTGATCCTCGTGTTTGCCATCGGCATGCAGCTCGAACTCTCGACCCAGCTGCAGGCCGAGATCAAGAAGCGCGAGGCGCAGGCACAGCGCCTGCAAGCGCTCGAGAAAGCGCTGGCGGTGCCGCTGGCAGCGGGCCGGGTGACGCTCAGCAACGGGCGCATCGGCATCAGCGGCAGCGTGCTGTTCGCGTCGAGCTCCGCGGAACTGCAGCCCGAGGGCCGGCAACTGCTGAGGAGCCTCAGCGCGCCTCTGGCCACCTATCTGCAGGCGCGCGATGAAGTGCTGATGGTGAGCGGATTCACGGACGACCGGCAACTGCGCGACGGCAATCGCCGTTTCGCCGACAACTGGGAGCTCTCCGCCCAGCGGGCCCTGACCGTGACCCGCGCGCTGATCGAGGAGGGCATTCCCTCGCCCTCGGTCTTTGCCGCGGCCTTCGGATCGGAGCAGGCCGTGGCGTCGAACGCCGATGCCGAAGGGCGCTCCAGGAACCGGCGCGTCGAGATGGCGCCCACGCCGCGGCAGCCCGGTGCAAGCTTGAAGTCCCGTGACTAG
- a CDS encoding DUF2894 domain-containing protein, whose translation MTSSETSASGAAPQGSAWVPGATLEARRERGDDRLDPVRFRFIEALARRAAAHHGEARRLLDDRLQHLLAAFDEDLEKTRNAKVREDESKRGDAPGAGPLQGLLDHIAQHAASEAGALSAGVAVADVPGAPRELKALGYFRSTWSRLSADRRLTQSLAAVPENAGPLNSHQLVHRALTLMRELSPEYLHRFMSHVDALLWLDRANVGSAAPVAEAPRAEGRKKSARAKAR comes from the coding sequence GTGACTAGCAGCGAAACGTCGGCAAGCGGCGCGGCGCCGCAGGGTTCGGCCTGGGTGCCCGGCGCCACCCTCGAGGCCCGGCGCGAGCGCGGCGACGATCGCCTCGATCCTGTGCGCTTCCGATTCATCGAGGCTCTGGCACGGCGCGCGGCCGCCCACCATGGCGAAGCGCGGCGCCTCCTGGACGACAGGCTGCAACACTTGCTCGCGGCCTTTGACGAGGATCTCGAGAAGACGCGGAACGCGAAGGTCCGTGAGGACGAGTCGAAGCGGGGCGATGCGCCCGGGGCGGGTCCGCTCCAGGGCCTCCTCGACCACATCGCCCAGCACGCGGCGTCGGAGGCAGGCGCCCTGTCGGCCGGCGTGGCAGTGGCGGATGTGCCTGGCGCACCTCGGGAGTTGAAGGCGCTCGGCTACTTCAGGAGCACCTGGTCCCGGCTCAGCGCCGACCGGCGGCTCACGCAGTCGCTGGCCGCGGTGCCGGAGAACGCCGGCCCGCTCAATTCGCACCAGCTCGTGCATCGCGCGCTCACGCTGATGCGCGAGCTGTCGCCGGAATACCTCCATCGCTTCATGTCGCACGTCGACGCGCTGCTGTGGCTCGACCGGGCGAACGTCGGCAGTGCCGCCCCGGTCGCAGAAGCGCCGCGCGCGGAAGGCCGCAAGAAGAGCGCGCGCGCCAAGGCCCGGTAA
- a CDS encoding alpha/beta fold hydrolase: MEMEQGGEGPDLLLMLHGMGATGAVWSPMCAMAGARWAGRWVVMDLPGHGRSDRQDSYAIGQYAASVARAVLPHVEPAGRLVVLGHSLGGVISLALATGWFGVAPHRVFGAGIKLAWSDDELRRMATLASQPAKRFATEEEAWDRYLKVSGLAGIAGAAAPVVARGIRRETDGWCLAMDPRAHGIGKPPVADLVALARCPVHLGRGGDDALVTMEQTRALDPAASELGPHGHNVMVEGPGRVWDWVASHE, translated from the coding sequence ATGGAAATGGAACAAGGTGGCGAAGGCCCGGACCTGCTCCTCATGCTGCACGGAATGGGCGCGACGGGGGCCGTGTGGTCGCCCATGTGCGCAATGGCTGGCGCCCGCTGGGCCGGCCGCTGGGTTGTCATGGACCTGCCGGGCCATGGTCGATCCGATCGCCAGGATTCTTATGCGATCGGGCAGTACGCCGCATCCGTGGCGCGTGCCGTGCTGCCGCACGTCGAGCCCGCGGGCCGGCTCGTGGTCCTGGGGCATTCGCTAGGCGGCGTGATCTCCCTGGCCTTGGCCACCGGCTGGTTCGGCGTGGCGCCGCATCGGGTCTTCGGCGCGGGCATCAAGCTCGCGTGGAGCGACGATGAGCTCCGGCGCATGGCGACGCTGGCCTCCCAGCCTGCCAAGCGCTTCGCCACGGAAGAAGAGGCATGGGACCGGTACCTGAAAGTCTCGGGCCTGGCCGGAATTGCCGGCGCAGCGGCACCCGTCGTGGCCCGCGGCATCCGGCGCGAGACGGACGGATGGTGCCTCGCGATGGATCCGCGCGCCCATGGCATTGGCAAGCCGCCGGTGGCTGACCTGGTGGCGCTGGCTCGCTGCCCGGTCCACCTCGGCCGCGGGGGCGACGACGCACTGGTGACGATGGAGCAGACCCGCGCGCTCGATCCGGCTGCCTCCGAGCTCGGCCCGCATGGGCACAACGTGATGGTCGAGGGGCCCGGGCGCGTCTGGGACTGGGTCGCTTCGCACGAATGA
- a CDS encoding 3-deoxy-7-phosphoheptulonate synthase, which yields MTRLDDPLHDAEIGSRDSTLDTTRIDDVRIGAVRPLITPALLQERVPVRDNTLALVEASRAAIADVLHGRSDRLVVVVGPCSIHDHEQALEYGHRLKAVADELRDDLLIVMRTYFEKPRTTVGWKGYINDPHLDGSFAINEGLERARRLLLELTTMGLPTGTEFLDLLSPQFTADLIAWGAIGARTTESQSHRQLASGLSCPVGFKNGTDGSIKVAADAILAARAPHAFMGMTKMGMAAIFETRGNDDCHVILRGGKTPNYTAADVAATCEALRGLGLREQVMVDLSHGNSSKQHQRQVDVADDVAGQIAGGEHRIAGVMIESHLEEGRQDLVPGVPLKHGVSITDACIGFAQTVPVLQRLAAAVQARRRT from the coding sequence ATGACCCGACTTGACGACCCCCTTCATGACGCCGAGATCGGCTCCCGCGACAGCACGCTCGATACCACCCGCATCGACGACGTGCGCATCGGCGCCGTGCGGCCCTTGATCACGCCCGCGCTGTTGCAGGAGCGCGTGCCGGTGCGCGACAACACGCTCGCCCTGGTCGAGGCCAGCCGCGCCGCGATTGCCGACGTGCTGCACGGCCGCAGCGACCGGCTCGTGGTGGTCGTCGGGCCCTGCTCGATCCACGACCACGAGCAGGCGCTCGAATACGGCCATCGGCTCAAGGCCGTGGCCGACGAGCTGCGCGACGACCTGCTGATCGTGATGCGAACCTACTTCGAGAAGCCGCGCACCACGGTCGGCTGGAAGGGCTACATCAACGACCCGCACCTGGACGGCAGCTTCGCGATCAACGAAGGGCTCGAGCGCGCGCGGCGGCTGCTGCTGGAGTTGACGACGATGGGGCTGCCGACCGGCACGGAATTCCTCGACTTGCTGAGTCCGCAATTCACCGCCGACCTGATCGCCTGGGGCGCCATCGGCGCACGGACCACGGAAAGCCAGAGCCACCGCCAGCTGGCCTCCGGGCTGAGCTGCCCGGTAGGTTTCAAGAACGGCACCGACGGCAGCATCAAGGTGGCGGCGGACGCGATACTCGCCGCGCGGGCGCCGCACGCGTTCATGGGCATGACGAAGATGGGCATGGCCGCCATCTTCGAGACCCGCGGCAACGACGACTGCCACGTCATCCTGCGCGGCGGCAAGACGCCGAACTACACGGCCGCCGATGTGGCCGCAACTTGCGAGGCGCTGCGGGGGCTGGGCTTGCGCGAGCAGGTGATGGTCGATCTCTCCCATGGCAACAGCAGCAAGCAGCACCAGCGCCAGGTCGACGTTGCCGACGACGTGGCCGGCCAGATCGCGGGCGGTGAACATCGCATCGCCGGCGTGATGATCGAAAGCCACCTGGAGGAAGGCCGGCAGGACCTGGTGCCCGGCGTGCCGCTCAAGCACGGGGTGTCGATCACGGATGCGTGCATCGGCTTTGCGCAGACGGTGCCCGTGCTTCAGAGGCTCGCCGCGGCGGTGCAGGCACGGCGCCGGACTTAA
- the hmpA gene encoding NO-inducible flavohemoprotein, translating into MLTAKQKSIVSATVPLLETGGEALTTHFYSILLTEHPQVRPLFNQAHQASGDQPRALANGVLMYAKHIDRLEALGPLAQQIVNKHVALQVQPEHYPIVGACLLRAIREVLGPDIATDEVIAAWAAAYGELADLLIGAEGSVYDSNAKALGGWRGGRAFKVVRKEAESDEIVSFYFAPVDQQPVMDFQPGQYIGIRLNVGDDDIRRNYSLSAAPNGSTYRISVKREEGGVASCHLHDHVHEGSEVELFAPSGAFTLQAGDRPLVLISGGVGITPTLAMLDAALKTSRVVHFIHCARNRGVHAFRHTIEALAEKHSQLKRFYCYDEANQGSEPPHAVGRLDLPTLSQWLPAGTADVDAYLLGPKPFMKQVKAALRTLGVPDAQVRYEFFGPASALE; encoded by the coding sequence TCTCCGCCACCGTCCCCCTGCTCGAAACCGGCGGCGAGGCGCTGACCACGCATTTCTACAGCATCTTGCTGACCGAGCACCCGCAGGTGCGTCCCCTCTTCAACCAGGCCCACCAGGCTTCCGGCGATCAGCCCCGCGCCCTGGCCAACGGCGTACTGATGTACGCCAAGCACATCGACCGGCTCGAGGCGCTGGGCCCGTTGGCACAGCAGATCGTCAACAAGCACGTGGCGCTGCAGGTGCAGCCGGAGCACTACCCCATCGTCGGGGCATGCCTGCTGCGTGCCATTCGCGAGGTGCTCGGACCGGACATCGCCACCGACGAGGTGATCGCAGCCTGGGCTGCCGCCTACGGCGAGCTCGCGGACCTGCTCATCGGCGCAGAGGGGTCGGTCTACGACAGCAATGCGAAGGCGCTCGGCGGCTGGCGCGGTGGCCGCGCTTTCAAGGTCGTGCGCAAGGAAGCCGAGAGTGACGAGATCGTCTCTTTCTACTTCGCCCCCGTGGACCAGCAGCCCGTGATGGACTTCCAGCCGGGCCAGTACATCGGCATCCGCCTGAACGTCGGCGACGATGACATCCGGCGCAACTACTCGCTGTCCGCAGCGCCGAACGGCAGCACCTATCGGATCAGCGTCAAGCGCGAAGAAGGTGGCGTCGCCTCCTGCCATCTGCATGACCACGTGCACGAAGGCAGCGAAGTGGAACTGTTCGCCCCCTCTGGCGCGTTCACGCTCCAGGCTGGCGACCGGCCGCTGGTGTTGATCAGCGGAGGCGTGGGCATCACGCCGACGCTTGCAATGCTCGATGCAGCGCTGAAGACTTCGCGCGTTGTGCACTTCATCCACTGTGCGCGCAACCGTGGCGTCCACGCCTTTCGCCACACCATCGAGGCCTTGGCAGAGAAGCACTCGCAGCTCAAGCGCTTCTATTGCTACGACGAGGCGAACCAAGGTAGCGAACCGCCGCATGCAGTCGGCCGCCTGGATCTTCCGACGCTCTCTCAGTGGCTGCCTGCCGGAACCGCGGATGTCGATGCCTACCTGCTCGGCCCGAAGCCGTTCATGAAGCAGGTCAAGGCAGCGCTGCGCACCCTGGGTGTGCCGGACGCACAGGTGCGGTATGAATTCTTCGGCCCGGCCTCGGCGCTGGAGTAG
- a CDS encoding DUF802 domain-containing protein, with protein MNRSLHYFVFFVGLAAVCWVGAGYIGTSPLALAITVLVGAFYLMGALELHRFQQATSTLERAVADLPDAPPSLGQWLEQLHPSLRNAVRLRIEGERVGLPGPALTPYLAGLLVLLGMLGTFLGMVVTLNGTGAALEGATDLQAIRASLSAPVKGLGLAFGTSVAGVAASAMLGLASALCRRERLQAGQLLDTRIATALRPWSRAHQREESFKLLQQQVHGMPELVDRLQAMMTLMERQSHALSERLISSQDSFHGKAEAAYTELASSVGRSLNESLTESARVAGATFQPVVEAAMAGIAREAAALHGTIEHSVQRQLDGLSTRLETTTTTMAELWQDALAGHRRGSEALSQDLRGTFDQFAQTFEQRSASLVEGVSARLETTVGTLSESWRDALAQQERASQRLSGDTQEALTAAAATFEQHAASLLRTVDDAHVALQAEVASRDEQRLAAWTDALRAIAVSLQQEWQQAGARAEGQQQAICTTLAETARDLSDRTEAQASRTIAEITQLVQAASEAPRAAAEVIGELRQKLTDGMARDNEMLEERSRILETLGTLLDAVNQASAEQRSAIDSLVAASADLLDRVGTRFTEQVDAEAGKMAEVAAQLTGSAVEVASLGEAFGQAVQLFSQSNDKLVAHLHRIEGTLGKSIARSDEQLAYYVAQAREVIDLSIMSQKQIVEDLQQLAASRAPAGSEA; from the coding sequence ATGAACAGATCACTTCACTACTTCGTTTTCTTCGTGGGACTGGCCGCCGTGTGCTGGGTCGGCGCCGGGTACATCGGCACGAGTCCGCTGGCGCTGGCGATCACCGTGCTGGTCGGCGCTTTCTACCTGATGGGCGCGCTGGAGCTGCACCGCTTCCAGCAGGCGACGTCGACTCTGGAACGCGCCGTGGCGGACTTGCCCGACGCGCCTCCGAGCCTGGGCCAATGGCTCGAACAGTTGCATCCGTCCTTGCGCAACGCGGTGCGCCTGCGCATCGAGGGCGAGCGTGTCGGCCTTCCCGGTCCGGCGCTTACGCCCTACCTCGCCGGTCTGCTGGTGCTGCTGGGCATGCTGGGCACCTTCCTGGGGATGGTCGTCACGCTGAACGGCACCGGCGCCGCGCTGGAAGGCGCAACGGACCTGCAGGCCATTCGCGCCTCGTTGTCCGCGCCGGTCAAGGGCCTGGGGCTGGCCTTCGGCACATCGGTCGCGGGCGTGGCCGCGTCGGCGATGCTGGGCCTTGCCTCCGCCTTGTGCCGGCGCGAGCGCCTGCAGGCCGGGCAGCTGCTCGACACCCGGATCGCCACCGCGTTGCGCCCCTGGTCGCGCGCGCATCAACGCGAGGAGTCCTTCAAGCTGCTGCAGCAACAGGTCCACGGGATGCCGGAACTGGTCGACCGGCTGCAGGCCATGATGACCCTGATGGAGCGGCAGAGCCATGCGTTGAGCGAACGCCTGATCTCCAGCCAGGACAGCTTTCACGGCAAGGCCGAGGCCGCATACACCGAACTCGCTTCGTCCGTCGGCCGGTCGCTGAACGAAAGCCTCACCGAAAGCGCGCGCGTGGCCGGAGCCACTTTCCAGCCGGTCGTCGAAGCGGCCATGGCCGGAATTGCGCGCGAGGCGGCTGCGCTGCACGGCACCATCGAGCACAGCGTGCAGCGGCAGCTGGACGGCCTGTCGACCCGGCTGGAAACCACCACCACCACGATGGCCGAGCTCTGGCAGGACGCGCTTGCCGGCCACCGCCGCGGCAGCGAGGCACTGTCGCAGGATCTGCGCGGTACCTTCGACCAGTTCGCGCAGACGTTTGAACAGCGTTCGGCGTCCCTGGTGGAGGGCGTGTCTGCCCGCCTCGAGACCACCGTCGGCACCCTGTCGGAGAGCTGGCGCGATGCGCTCGCGCAGCAAGAGCGCGCCAGCCAGCGGCTGTCAGGCGACACGCAAGAGGCCTTGACGGCCGCCGCGGCGACCTTCGAGCAACACGCGGCTTCGCTGCTGCGCACCGTGGACGACGCGCATGTGGCGCTGCAGGCGGAAGTGGCCTCGCGCGACGAGCAACGCCTGGCAGCCTGGACGGATGCGCTGCGGGCCATCGCCGTGTCGCTCCAGCAGGAATGGCAGCAGGCAGGGGCCCGCGCCGAGGGCCAGCAGCAGGCGATCTGCACGACGCTGGCCGAGACCGCCCGCGACCTCTCCGATCGGACCGAAGCACAGGCGAGCCGCACGATCGCGGAGATCACGCAGCTCGTGCAAGCCGCCTCTGAAGCCCCGCGCGCCGCGGCCGAGGTCATCGGCGAGCTGCGCCAGAAGCTCACCGACGGCATGGCGCGCGACAACGAAATGCTGGAGGAACGCAGCCGCATCCTGGAAACGCTGGGGACCCTGCTCGATGCGGTGAACCAGGCGTCCGCCGAGCAGCGTTCGGCCATCGATTCGCTGGTCGCCGCGTCGGCCGATCTGCTCGACCGGGTCGGCACCCGTTTCACCGAGCAGGTCGATGCAGAGGCCGGGAAGATGGCCGAAGTCGCGGCCCAGCTCACCGGCAGCGCCGTTGAAGTGGCGAGCCTGGGCGAGGCCTTCGGCCAGGCCGTGCAGCTCTTCAGCCAGTCGAACGACAAGCTGGTGGCCCACTTGCACCGCATCGAAGGCACGCTGGGCAAGTCCATCGCGCGCAGCGACGAGCAGTTGGCCTACTACGTGGCGCAGGCGAGGGAGGTCATCGACCTGAGCATCATGTCGCAGAAGCAGATCGTCGAGGACCTGCAGCAGCTCGCCGCCAGCCGGGCACCCGCGGGCAGCGAAGCGTGA
- a CDS encoding PQQ-dependent sugar dehydrogenase, which yields MNASFLRSTLLVAGFLPAVVGTAAAAPRPEVIASGLQNPWGVAFLPASRFLVTEKAGRMRMVAADGKVGEPVAGIPPVAAGGQGGLLDVLVDSDFDKNRTVYFCFSEPAAGGGANSTALARGQLSTDGSRLDNVRVIFSQRPKVDSRAHFGCRIVEARDGTLFLTLGDRFSHKEDAQTLDNHLGKLVRIDKNGKAPADNPFVGRPGALPEIWSYGHRNSQGATLAPDGKLWMHEHGPQGGDEINVPVAGRNYGWPVITYGENYGGGKIGEGITRKEGMEQPLHYWVPSIAPSGMAFLTSDRYGAAWKGNLFVGSLKFGYLDRIELRDGKVVAEHRLLEGRARIRDVKLGPDGLLYVLTDESDGKLIRLLPD from the coding sequence ATGAATGCGTCGTTCCTGCGGAGCACACTTCTAGTCGCTGGCTTCCTGCCTGCCGTTGTCGGCACCGCCGCCGCGGCTCCTCGGCCGGAAGTCATCGCGTCCGGCCTCCAGAACCCCTGGGGCGTGGCCTTTCTCCCGGCCAGCCGCTTCCTCGTGACCGAGAAGGCGGGCCGCATGCGGATGGTCGCTGCCGATGGCAAGGTGGGGGAACCCGTTGCGGGAATCCCGCCCGTCGCGGCCGGTGGCCAGGGTGGCTTGCTCGACGTGCTGGTGGACTCGGACTTCGACAAGAACCGCACCGTCTACTTTTGCTTCTCCGAGCCCGCGGCAGGCGGCGGAGCCAACAGTACAGCGCTTGCGCGTGGGCAGCTTTCCACCGACGGCAGCCGGCTCGACAACGTGCGCGTCATCTTCAGCCAGCGCCCCAAGGTTGACAGCCGTGCTCATTTTGGTTGCCGCATCGTCGAGGCCAGGGACGGCACCCTGTTCCTGACCCTTGGCGACCGCTTCAGCCACAAGGAAGACGCCCAGACGCTCGACAACCACCTCGGCAAGCTGGTGCGCATCGACAAGAACGGCAAGGCGCCCGCGGACAACCCCTTCGTCGGCCGCCCTGGAGCCTTGCCCGAGATCTGGAGCTACGGGCACCGCAACAGCCAGGGCGCGACGCTGGCGCCGGACGGCAAGCTGTGGATGCACGAGCACGGCCCGCAAGGCGGCGATGAAATCAACGTCCCCGTCGCGGGTCGCAACTATGGCTGGCCGGTGATCACCTACGGCGAGAACTACGGCGGCGGCAAGATCGGGGAGGGCATCACGCGCAAGGAGGGCATGGAGCAGCCGCTGCACTACTGGGTGCCCTCGATCGCGCCGTCGGGCATGGCCTTCCTGACGAGCGATCGCTACGGCGCGGCCTGGAAGGGCAACCTCTTCGTGGGTTCGCTCAAGTTCGGCTACCTCGATCGCATCGAACTGCGCGACGGCAAGGTGGTGGCGGAGCACCGGCTGCTCGAAGGCCGGGCCCGCATCCGTGACGTCAAGCTGGGGCCGGATGGCCTGCTCTATGTGCTGACCGACGAATCCGACGGCAAGCTCATCCGCCTGCTGCCCGACTGA
- a CDS encoding isochorismatase family protein, with protein sequence MLLDASQSQLVLVDYQQRLMPAIFEAQAVLANALRLGRMARLLEVPVFGTEENPSKLGENVPELRALCQRTLAKMHFSAVEEGLADWLRAPAKAPQGNARSLPKHLQKAQQPAEERNTVVIAGCEAHVCLLQTALDLLEDEFEVWVVTDACGSRTERNRDAAFDRLAGAGAELVTTEMVGFEWVRTAEHPRFKDVLALVR encoded by the coding sequence ATGCTGCTCGACGCTTCGCAATCCCAACTCGTCTTGGTCGACTACCAGCAGCGCCTGATGCCCGCCATCTTCGAGGCGCAGGCCGTGCTCGCGAATGCGCTGCGGCTGGGCCGCATGGCGCGCCTGCTGGAAGTTCCAGTCTTCGGCACCGAGGAGAACCCGTCGAAGCTGGGCGAGAACGTTCCCGAACTGCGTGCCCTGTGCCAGCGCACCTTGGCCAAGATGCATTTCAGCGCCGTGGAAGAGGGGCTGGCCGACTGGCTGCGCGCGCCGGCCAAGGCGCCCCAGGGCAATGCCCGCAGCCTGCCCAAACATTTGCAGAAGGCGCAGCAGCCCGCCGAGGAGCGCAACACGGTCGTGATCGCCGGCTGCGAGGCCCATGTGTGCCTGCTCCAGACGGCCCTCGACCTGCTCGAGGACGAGTTCGAGGTATGGGTCGTTACGGACGCGTGCGGCTCGCGCACCGAACGCAACCGCGATGCGGCCTTCGATCGCCTGGCCGGCGCCGGTGCCGAGCTGGTGACCACCGAGATGGTCGGCTTCGAATGGGTGCGCACCGCCGAGCACCCACGCTTCAAGGACGTGCTGGCGCTGGTTCGTTAA